The Glycine max cultivar Williams 82 chromosome 12, Glycine_max_v4.0, whole genome shotgun sequence genome window below encodes:
- the LOC100802937 gene encoding protein LIGHT-DEPENDENT SHORT HYPOCOTYLS 10, translating into MSSSSSKDFGEGSSSPTDNYQQSPGTLSRYESQKRRDWNTFGQYLKNQRPPVPLSQCNCNHVLDFLRYLDQFGKTKVHLQGCMFYGQPEPPAPCTCPLRQAWGSLDALIGRLRAAYEENGGSPETNPFASGSIRVYLKEVRECQAKARGIPYKKKKKASNQSKGNDESSSTMHFS; encoded by the coding sequence ATGTCTTCTTCAAGTAGCAAAGATTTTGGAGAAGGATCAAGCTCTCCAACAGATAATTACCAACAGAGTCCAGGGACACTTAGCCGCTATGAGTCTCAAAAGAGAAGGGATTGGAACACTTTTGGTCAGTACTTGAAGAATCAAAGGCCCCCAGTTCCACTCTCACAGTGCAATTGCAACCATGTGTTGGATTTTCTTAGGTATTTGGACCAGTTTGGGAAGACCAAGGTTCACCTTCAAGGGTGCATGTTCTATGGGCAGCCAGAACCTCCAGCACCTTGCACATGCCCCCTAAGACAAGCTTGGGGGAGCCTTGATGCTCTCATAGGGAGGCTTAGGGCTGCTTATGAGGAAAATGGTGGGTCCCCAGAGACTAACCCTTTTGCAAGTGGCTCCATCAGGGTGTATCTCAAAGAGGTTAGGGAGTGCCAAGCCAAGGCAAGAGGTATCCcttacaagaagaaaaagaaggccTCAAATCAAAGCAAGGGAAATGATGAATCATCCTCCACCATGCACTTCTCTTGA
- the LOC100784918 gene encoding trihelix transcription factor ASIL1, with protein sequence MDSIAGAPPHADVTPPPPRPSPFPGREDCWSEEATFTLIEAWGQRHLELNRGNLRQRHWQEVADAVNALHGHVSAKARRTDVQCKNRIDTLKKKYKIEKARVSDSGDSATTWPFFRRLDFLIGDNFPAKKPSPPPPSSAGVTRRSTPPAKSPLWPVIPVGPRSGTKKRPAQAKPASASPDSVADSYFRRNFSVFAAAAAAAAAEADSENSDGSKWSSGSEKGTMKKKRGRGDWEFGYREMAEALERFGEIYERVEEAKQRQMVELEKQRMQFAKDLETQRMKLFMETQVHLQKINRSKRSSASDNVS encoded by the exons ATGGACTCCATCGCCGGAGCTCCACCCCACGCCGACGTCACCCCTCCGCCGCCGCGCCCGTCGCCGTTCCCCGGCCGGGAAGACTGCTGGTCGGAGGAGGCCACGTTCACCCTCATCGAAGCGTGGGGCCAGCGCCACCTCGAACTCAACCGCGGCAACCTCCGCCAGCGCCACTGGCAGGAGGTCGCCGACGCCGTCAACGCCCTCCACGGCCACGTCAGCGCCAAGGCCCGCCGCACCGACGTCCAGTGCAAGAACCGCATCGACACGCTCAAGAAGAAGTACAAGATCGAGAAGGCTAGGGTTTCCGATTCCGGCGACTCCGCCACCACCTGGCCCTTCTTCCGCCGCCTCGATTTCCTCATCGGCGACAATTTCCCCGCCAAAAAGCCCTCCCCTCCGCCGCCGTCCTCCGCCGGAGTAACCCGTCGGAGCACCCCCCCGGCCAAGTCCCCGCTGTGGCCCGTCATTCCCGTCGGCCCTCGATCCGGCACCAAGAAGCGGCCGGCGCAGGCGAAGCCGGCGTCGGCCTCGCCAGATAGTGTCGCCGACTCGTACTTCCGCCGGAATTTCTCGGTGttcgccgccgccgccgccgcggCGGCGGCGGAGGCCGACAGCGAGAATTCGGATGGGTCAAAATGGAGCAGTGGGAGTGAGAAAGGGacgatgaagaagaaaagaggaagaggagattGGGAATTTGGGTACAGAGAGATGGCAGAGGCGTTGGAGAGGTTTGGGGAGATTTATGAGAGAGTGGAAGAAGCGAAACAGAGGCAAATGGTGGAGTTGGAGAAACAGAGGATGCAGTTCGCCAAGGATTTGGAAACCCAGAGAATGAAACTCTTCATGGAAACGCAGGTTCACTTGCAGAAAATCAACCGCTCCAAACGTTCTTCTGCTTCTG ACAATGTTTCGTAG